A genomic region of Microbacterium schleiferi contains the following coding sequences:
- the ddaH gene encoding dimethylargininase, producing MTTTTPAPAASPARTAHRRRYLMCRPEHFTVSYTINPWMEPAKPTDTAKAVAQWQALYDTYVELGHEVELIDPAEGLPDMVYTANGGFVIDGVAYAPKFRFAERAGEERHFIDWFRAAGFDTIVPEEVNEGEGDFLLAGDVILAGTGFRSTGDSHREVGEVFGREVVSLTLTDPRFYHLDTAISVLDPVVGAAKGGPDAANIAYLPGAFNEASQQILAERFPDAIRVSDADGAVFGLNSASDGYNVFISPRATGFEAQLRERGYNPVLIDLSELLLGGGGIKCCTLELRAKQASS from the coding sequence GTGACGACTACGACGCCCGCCCCCGCCGCATCACCCGCCCGCACCGCTCACCGCCGCCGGTACCTCATGTGCCGCCCCGAGCACTTCACGGTCAGCTACACGATCAACCCGTGGATGGAGCCGGCCAAGCCCACCGACACCGCCAAGGCTGTCGCGCAGTGGCAGGCGCTCTATGACACCTATGTCGAACTCGGCCACGAGGTTGAGCTCATCGACCCCGCCGAAGGGCTGCCCGATATGGTCTACACGGCCAACGGCGGCTTCGTGATCGACGGGGTCGCGTATGCGCCGAAGTTCCGCTTCGCTGAGCGTGCTGGCGAAGAGCGCCACTTCATCGACTGGTTCCGGGCCGCAGGGTTCGACACGATCGTCCCCGAAGAGGTCAACGAGGGCGAGGGTGACTTTTTGCTGGCCGGCGATGTCATCCTGGCCGGCACCGGGTTCCGCTCGACCGGCGACAGCCACCGTGAGGTCGGCGAGGTCTTCGGCAGGGAGGTCGTGTCGCTGACGCTCACCGACCCGCGCTTCTACCACCTCGACACCGCGATCTCGGTGCTCGATCCGGTCGTCGGGGCGGCCAAGGGCGGGCCGGATGCCGCGAACATCGCCTACCTTCCGGGCGCCTTCAATGAGGCCAGCCAGCAGATTCTCGCGGAGCGTTTCCCCGACGCCATCCGCGTCTCGGATGCCGATGGTGCCGTCTTCGGTCTGAACTCCGCGAGCGACGGCTACAACGTCTTCATCTCGCCGCGCGCCACCGGATTCGAAGCTCAGTTGCGCGAACGGGGCTACAACCCGGTGCTCATCGACCTGTCCGAGCTGCTGCTCGGCGGCGGCGGCATCAAGTGCTGCACGCTGGAGCTGCGCGCAAAGCAGGCTTCGTCATGA
- a CDS encoding NAD(P)-dependent alcohol dehydrogenase has protein sequence MTDNEPEVGMRDPDLPTTMAAWHQHRYGGPDVVEPARLPVPVPRPTDLLVRVRACGIHAGDARLMRGDPYLVRLAFGIRRPRTAVRGMDVAGTVVAVGSGVTALSPGDEVVAEIGVGGGLAEYAIIPAARAVARPDHVPAQLAAALPVSGGTAVQALDAASVGSGSRVLVIGAAGGFGTFAVQLAAQRGADVWALAGERALDLVTGLGAAHTFDYRQVQPGSPELPAASFDAVIDIAGTAPLSTLRALLRDGGTVVLVSGNGGPVLGPMERMLRAVFVSRRRRRIRSLAATAKPEILTQLLELTGQSGIHPVIEQTYPFAAARDALAHVDAGHAVGKVVVTVE, from the coding sequence ATGACCGACAACGAGCCAGAGGTCGGAATGCGCGACCCCGACCTGCCGACCACGATGGCCGCGTGGCACCAGCACCGCTACGGCGGACCCGACGTCGTCGAACCCGCACGACTGCCGGTGCCCGTTCCCCGGCCGACGGACCTCCTCGTGCGGGTGCGCGCGTGCGGCATCCACGCCGGGGATGCGCGCCTGATGCGCGGCGACCCCTACCTCGTACGACTCGCGTTCGGCATCCGTCGCCCGCGGACTGCCGTTCGGGGGATGGATGTCGCAGGCACCGTCGTCGCCGTCGGTTCCGGGGTCACGGCCTTGAGCCCCGGAGATGAGGTCGTGGCCGAGATCGGTGTCGGCGGGGGCCTGGCCGAGTACGCGATCATCCCCGCCGCCCGCGCCGTGGCCCGGCCCGACCACGTGCCGGCTCAGCTCGCCGCCGCGCTGCCTGTTTCGGGCGGAACCGCAGTACAGGCCCTGGATGCCGCCAGCGTCGGATCCGGAAGCCGCGTCCTGGTCATCGGTGCGGCGGGCGGTTTCGGCACCTTCGCCGTCCAACTTGCCGCCCAGCGCGGAGCCGACGTGTGGGCGCTAGCCGGAGAACGTGCGCTCGACCTCGTGACTGGCCTCGGAGCTGCCCACACGTTCGACTACCGGCAGGTGCAGCCGGGCTCTCCCGAGCTTCCCGCGGCGTCCTTCGATGCCGTGATCGACATTGCCGGCACGGCGCCGCTCTCGACCCTTCGCGCTCTGCTGCGGGACGGTGGCACGGTGGTCCTCGTGTCAGGCAACGGCGGACCGGTGCTCGGCCCGATGGAACGGATGCTCAGAGCCGTCTTCGTGTCACGCCGGCGCCGCCGAATCCGCTCCCTCGCTGCCACCGCGAAGCCCGAGATCCTGACGCAGTTGCTGGAGCTCACCGGTCAGAGCGGCATCCACCCCGTGATCGAGCAGACCTACCCGTTCGCCGCGGCGCGGGATGCTCTCGCGCACGTGGACGCCGGACACGCCGTCGGCAAGGTGGTCGTGACGGTCGAATAG
- a CDS encoding DUF6412 domain-containing protein, with amino-acid sequence MRNATGALFALILSTLGLLALTDATTATLAVAVVVTVALAILALHSVTRPASAQQQLARAAGEIDRSALVEQSDPDAAGHARPRAPGRAA; translated from the coding sequence ATGCGTAACGCAACCGGAGCGCTGTTCGCCCTCATCCTCTCGACGCTGGGGCTGCTGGCCCTCACCGACGCCACCACCGCCACGCTCGCCGTGGCTGTCGTCGTGACTGTGGCGCTCGCCATTCTCGCCCTCCACTCGGTGACACGCCCCGCCTCTGCGCAGCAGCAGCTGGCCCGCGCGGCCGGCGAAATCGACCGCTCCGCCCTCGTCGAGCAGAGCGATCCGGATGCCGCGGGCCACGCCCGCCCGCGGGCCCCGGGCCGTGCGGCATAG
- a CDS encoding YidC/Oxa1 family membrane protein insertase: MDLFAFPPLTALLDTAYRVLMGVSDLLTPLAGAASAALAIAVITLLVRAALIPTGISQARSEQVRTRLAPRLREIQRRFRKNPERMQREMMQLYRDEKTSPLAGILPALIQAPIVGLIYAVFLHPTVAGHPNDLLTEELLGVPLGARLVGSLGELSVEVAVVFGILIVLMAVVAEVTRRVFRPAIPPEPDSSPLASGGVQRVLGFLPYLTVVFAAFVPLAAAIYLAVTVTWTLGQRWILRRIYPLA, from the coding sequence GTGGACCTGTTCGCCTTCCCTCCTCTGACCGCCCTTCTCGACACCGCCTACCGCGTTCTGATGGGCGTGTCCGACCTTCTCACCCCTCTTGCGGGAGCGGCGTCGGCCGCTCTCGCAATTGCTGTCATCACCCTCCTCGTTCGCGCCGCACTCATCCCTACCGGGATATCCCAGGCCCGATCCGAGCAGGTGCGTACGCGCCTGGCTCCTCGTCTGCGCGAGATTCAGAGGCGGTTCCGAAAGAACCCGGAACGGATGCAGCGCGAGATGATGCAGTTGTATCGCGACGAAAAGACGTCGCCGCTCGCGGGCATCCTGCCCGCCCTGATCCAGGCTCCGATCGTCGGCCTGATCTACGCCGTCTTCCTCCACCCCACGGTCGCCGGACACCCGAACGACCTGCTGACCGAAGAGCTCCTCGGCGTACCGCTGGGCGCGAGACTCGTCGGCTCGTTGGGCGAGCTGTCGGTGGAGGTGGCCGTCGTGTTCGGCATCCTGATCGTGCTGATGGCGGTTGTCGCCGAGGTCACACGGCGCGTCTTCCGCCCGGCGATTCCCCCGGAACCGGATTCCTCACCGCTCGCATCCGGCGGAGTACAGCGAGTGCTGGGCTTCCTGCCCTACCTCACTGTCGTGTTCGCGGCGTTCGTGCCGCTGGCCGCGGCCATATACCTCGCCGTCACCGTCACCTGGACGCTCGGGCAGCGCTGGATCCTGCGGCGGATCTACCCCCTCGCGTGA
- a CDS encoding helix-turn-helix transcriptional regulator: MVKPTRITNTIRATRETAGMTQAEVARRIGVTRQTLIAIEQGKYSPSLELAFQLSRLFGVAIDDLFQYPADADASAGA, from the coding sequence ATGGTCAAGCCGACGAGGATCACCAACACCATCCGCGCAACGCGTGAGACGGCCGGGATGACGCAGGCCGAGGTCGCACGCCGAATCGGCGTCACCCGCCAGACGCTCATCGCAATCGAGCAGGGCAAGTACTCACCATCTCTCGAGCTCGCCTTCCAGCTCTCGCGGCTCTTCGGAGTCGCGATCGACGACCTCTTCCAGTACCCGGCGGATGCCGACGCATCTGCGGGCGCCTGA
- a CDS encoding bifunctional proline dehydrogenase/L-glutamate gamma-semialdehyde dehydrogenase, with amino-acid sequence MRPESLTAAASTLSRIAPLAPDFLPWYLRGAVKVGGAVAPVLPAPVVPIARRALREMVSHLVVDARPDKLGPAIATLRESGARLNLNLLGEAVLGEREALRRLEGIHDLIRRPDVDYVSVKVSAIASHISMWAFDELVDAVVERLMPLYLTAAAGLPENGGRTFINLDMEEYRDLDLTIAVFTRILEDERLRDLEAGIVLQAYLPDALPALQELTAWARQRVADGGARIKIRLVKGANLAMERVDAIMHDWSLATYDRKVDADANYLRCLDEALQPENTDAVRLGVAGHNLFDIAYAWLLAGERAVREDIEIEMLLGMAQGQVAAISREVGHVLLYVPVVHPQEFDVAISYLVRRLEENASSENFLSAAFDLADDPALFDRERDRFLASLDRAADPTLPVGPNRRQNRAEEEAAEGNAEQRILRDAPPPQAGGLTQAVLGIASSAASDDGIARFGGVEYVETAIYSATESDGVAAGAPGFRNARDTDPALPANREWASHALERMAVSTAGDATIEAARVTDAESLEQVVTGVRGAAQRWGAMPAADRSVVLQAAARALEARRSELIEVAGSETGKVFAEADVEVSEAVDFANYYAATARELDRVSGAIFVPARLTVVTPPWNFPIAIPAGGVLAALAAGSGVIAKPAPQARRCAAVVAEALWEAGVPRDVLALVDIDEGTLGQQLLSHPDVDRVILTGSFDTAALFRSWRPDLPLLAETSGKNAMVITPSADLDLAASDLIKSAFGHAGQKCSAASLAILVGPVGRSERFARQLVDAATSLRVGPPTDPRSEMGPVIEPPRGKLEWALTTLDEGEQWLVTPEPLDVGPEYAGRFFRPGIRVGVQPGSRVHLEEFFGPVLGIMHAASLAHAIELQNAVEYGLTAGLYTQNPDDLAMWLDRVEAGNLYVNRGITGAIVQRQPFGGWKRSSVGPGTKAGGPNYLIGLGRWRGTDAGAPSSTLHLRGLDSRITTVIEAAQASLDYPAFEWLRRAALSDAVAWNEEFGRVTDVSRLGVERNLFRYRPVEVAIRATGDATWQALLRVILAGIRTGSATTVSSPVGLPAAVRRALSDQDVTVFVETEDEWLDRVARPEQDVADAVAGEPRPTRPPRVRLVGGADAVAALHSALAEAVGGDPDVAIYDNEVTTAGRIELLPFLHEQSITITAHRFGNPDDWSEGVI; translated from the coding sequence ATGCGCCCGGAGAGCCTCACCGCCGCGGCATCCACCCTTTCTCGCATAGCGCCGCTCGCGCCGGACTTCCTTCCCTGGTACCTGCGCGGCGCGGTGAAGGTGGGCGGCGCGGTGGCGCCCGTGCTCCCGGCGCCGGTCGTGCCGATCGCGCGGCGGGCGCTGCGCGAGATGGTCTCGCACCTCGTTGTCGACGCCCGCCCTGACAAGCTCGGTCCCGCGATCGCGACGCTCCGGGAGAGCGGCGCCAGACTGAATCTCAACCTGCTGGGCGAGGCAGTCCTCGGTGAGCGCGAGGCGCTGCGCCGACTCGAGGGCATCCACGACCTCATCCGTCGCCCCGACGTCGACTATGTGTCGGTGAAGGTCTCGGCGATCGCGAGCCACATCTCGATGTGGGCCTTCGACGAACTCGTAGATGCCGTCGTCGAGCGCCTCATGCCGCTGTACCTCACCGCCGCGGCGGGGCTCCCCGAGAACGGCGGTCGCACCTTCATCAATCTCGACATGGAGGAGTACCGCGACCTCGACCTGACGATCGCGGTATTCACCCGCATCCTCGAAGATGAGCGGCTGCGCGATCTCGAGGCGGGGATCGTGCTACAGGCCTATCTGCCCGATGCCCTCCCGGCGCTGCAGGAGCTCACGGCCTGGGCGCGTCAGCGGGTCGCGGACGGCGGCGCTCGGATCAAGATCCGGCTGGTCAAGGGCGCGAACCTCGCGATGGAGCGGGTCGACGCGATCATGCACGACTGGTCGCTGGCGACCTACGATCGCAAGGTCGATGCGGACGCCAACTACCTGCGCTGCCTCGACGAAGCGCTGCAGCCCGAGAACACGGATGCCGTGCGGCTCGGCGTCGCAGGCCACAACCTCTTCGATATCGCGTACGCCTGGCTGCTTGCGGGCGAGCGGGCGGTGCGCGAAGACATCGAGATCGAGATGCTCTTGGGCATGGCCCAGGGGCAGGTCGCGGCGATCTCACGCGAGGTGGGACACGTCCTCCTGTATGTCCCGGTCGTACACCCGCAGGAGTTCGACGTCGCGATCAGCTATCTCGTCCGACGGCTCGAGGAGAACGCGTCGAGCGAGAATTTCCTGTCGGCGGCATTCGATCTCGCCGACGATCCTGCGCTGTTCGACCGGGAGCGCGACCGCTTCCTGGCCTCGCTCGACCGCGCCGCCGACCCGACGCTTCCGGTCGGACCAAACCGTCGGCAGAACCGGGCAGAGGAAGAAGCCGCCGAGGGGAATGCCGAGCAGCGCATCCTGCGTGATGCCCCGCCGCCTCAGGCCGGGGGGCTGACGCAGGCGGTGCTCGGGATCGCGAGTTCTGCGGCATCCGACGATGGCATCGCCCGGTTCGGGGGTGTCGAGTACGTCGAGACGGCGATCTACTCCGCGACGGAGTCCGACGGGGTCGCCGCGGGCGCGCCTGGTTTCCGCAATGCGCGCGACACGGATCCTGCGCTCCCGGCCAACCGCGAGTGGGCCAGCCACGCGCTCGAGCGCATGGCTGTCTCGACGGCGGGGGATGCCACGATCGAGGCGGCCCGGGTCACGGATGCCGAAAGTCTCGAACAGGTCGTCACCGGTGTCCGCGGCGCGGCGCAGCGGTGGGGCGCGATGCCGGCTGCCGACCGATCGGTGGTGCTGCAGGCGGCGGCGCGGGCGCTGGAGGCCCGGCGCAGCGAACTCATCGAGGTCGCTGGATCCGAGACTGGCAAGGTCTTCGCCGAGGCGGATGTTGAGGTCAGCGAGGCTGTCGACTTCGCGAACTACTACGCCGCGACGGCGCGCGAACTCGATCGGGTCAGCGGTGCGATCTTCGTGCCCGCGCGCCTCACGGTGGTCACTCCTCCCTGGAACTTCCCCATCGCGATCCCGGCGGGCGGCGTGCTGGCTGCGCTCGCGGCAGGCTCGGGTGTGATCGCCAAACCCGCGCCGCAGGCGAGGCGCTGCGCGGCGGTGGTCGCCGAGGCCCTGTGGGAGGCCGGCGTCCCGCGTGACGTGCTCGCGCTGGTCGACATCGACGAGGGGACGCTCGGGCAGCAGCTGCTCTCGCACCCGGATGTCGATCGTGTCATCCTGACCGGGTCTTTCGACACCGCGGCCCTGTTCCGGTCCTGGCGCCCGGACCTGCCGCTGCTTGCCGAGACGAGCGGCAAGAACGCGATGGTCATCACGCCATCGGCAGATCTTGACCTGGCAGCATCCGACCTCATCAAGAGCGCCTTCGGGCACGCGGGGCAGAAGTGCTCCGCGGCGTCGCTGGCGATTCTCGTCGGCCCGGTCGGGCGCTCGGAGCGCTTCGCGCGTCAACTCGTGGATGCTGCGACCTCGCTGCGCGTCGGACCGCCGACCGATCCGCGCTCGGAGATGGGCCCGGTGATCGAACCGCCTCGCGGCAAGCTGGAGTGGGCTCTGACGACGCTCGACGAGGGCGAGCAGTGGCTCGTCACACCCGAACCGCTGGATGTCGGGCCTGAGTATGCCGGCCGGTTCTTCCGTCCCGGCATCCGTGTCGGGGTGCAACCGGGTTCGCGCGTGCACCTCGAGGAATTCTTCGGACCCGTGCTCGGGATCATGCACGCGGCCTCCCTCGCGCACGCGATTGAGCTGCAGAACGCCGTTGAGTACGGGCTCACGGCGGGCCTGTACACCCAGAACCCCGACGACCTCGCGATGTGGCTCGACCGCGTCGAGGCCGGCAATCTCTACGTGAACCGCGGGATCACGGGAGCGATCGTGCAGCGGCAGCCGTTCGGCGGGTGGAAGCGCTCGTCGGTCGGTCCCGGCACGAAGGCGGGTGGTCCGAACTACCTCATCGGCCTCGGCAGGTGGCGGGGAACGGATGCCGGCGCCCCGTCGTCGACGCTGCACCTGCGCGGTCTCGATTCACGCATCACGACCGTGATCGAAGCCGCCCAGGCCTCGCTGGACTACCCCGCGTTCGAGTGGCTCCGTCGCGCTGCCCTCTCTGACGCGGTCGCCTGGAACGAGGAGTTCGGTCGCGTCACCGATGTCTCACGGCTCGGTGTCGAGCGGAACCTCTTCCGCTACCGGCCTGTCGAGGTCGCGATCCGGGCGACGGGGGATGCGACGTGGCAGGCGCTGCTGCGCGTCATCCTCGCCGGCATCCGCACCGGGTCGGCGACCACCGTCAGCTCACCGGTCGGGCTGCCCGCTGCTGTTCGGCGTGCGCTCAGCGATCAGGACGTGACCGTGTTCGTCGAGACCGAGGACGAGTGGCTCGACCGCGTTGCCCGACCCGAGCAGGATGTCGCGGATGCCGTTGCCGGCGAGCCCCGACCGACCCGCCCGCCGCGGGTGCGCCTGGTCGGTGGGGCGGACGCCGTTGCGGCGCTGCATTCCGCACTCGCCGAGGCTGTCGGTGGGGACCCGGATGTCGCGATCTACGACAACGAGGTGACCACGGCCGGCCGCATCGAGCTGTTGCCGTTCCTTCACGAGCAGTCGATCACGATCACCGCCCACCGCTTCGGCAACCCGGATGACTGGTCCGAGGGAGTGATCTAG
- a CDS encoding GNAT family N-acetyltransferase encodes MNAETQTDVIVRPVRDVDAQELGRVHATCWHETYDHLISKAALENVSPKRLAELWTHWAEQGEEYRMSAALVDGEIIGFVGSGPARDEDAPRERELYFIYLLHRYHGTGVGQQLFDAAIDEGEGVYLWVAADNPRAHRFYARNGFALDGETHDEAFLGETLTEVRFVR; translated from the coding sequence ATGAACGCCGAAACGCAGACGGACGTTATCGTCAGACCCGTGCGTGATGTCGACGCGCAGGAGCTTGGGCGCGTCCACGCGACGTGCTGGCACGAAACCTACGACCACCTCATCAGCAAGGCAGCTCTGGAGAACGTCTCACCGAAGAGACTCGCGGAACTGTGGACGCACTGGGCAGAGCAGGGCGAGGAGTACCGCATGAGTGCGGCGCTCGTCGACGGCGAGATCATCGGGTTCGTCGGCTCCGGGCCGGCACGCGACGAGGACGCCCCGCGGGAGCGGGAGCTCTACTTCATCTATCTTCTTCATCGCTACCACGGCACCGGCGTCGGTCAGCAGCTCTTCGATGCCGCCATCGACGAGGGCGAGGGCGTCTACCTGTGGGTCGCGGCAGACAACCCCCGCGCCCACCGGTTCTATGCGCGCAACGGCTTCGCCCTCGACGGGGAGACCCATGATGAGGCGTTCCTCGGTGAGACGCTGACCGAGGTTCGCTTCGTCCGGTGA
- a CDS encoding acyl-CoA thioesterase, translating to MNVMWRTMLVIWRARWRKRREGLVSPTGVARIRLTTLPTDIDILRHMNNGRYLSLFDLGRWDLLVRSGLLDAMREQGWYAVVSSETISFRKSLQLWQRFDIESRFIGHDDKALYLEHRAVVNGEIFARAIIRSRMLKRAGGTVSHDEFFAAVGRPDDTPDVSSWIHDWAAASALPPTKAAAPSVWA from the coding sequence GTGAACGTGATGTGGCGAACCATGCTGGTGATCTGGCGAGCGCGATGGCGCAAGCGCCGCGAGGGCCTGGTCTCCCCGACCGGCGTTGCGCGGATTCGGCTGACGACGTTGCCGACCGACATCGACATCCTGCGGCACATGAACAATGGCCGGTACCTATCGCTGTTCGATCTCGGACGCTGGGATCTGCTGGTGCGCTCGGGTCTGCTCGACGCCATGCGGGAACAGGGCTGGTACGCGGTCGTCTCGAGTGAGACGATCTCGTTTCGCAAGTCGCTTCAGCTCTGGCAGCGCTTCGACATCGAGTCGCGCTTCATCGGTCACGATGACAAGGCGCTCTATCTGGAGCACCGGGCGGTCGTGAACGGCGAGATCTTCGCACGCGCGATCATCCGCTCGCGGATGCTCAAGCGCGCCGGCGGGACGGTCAGCCACGACGAGTTCTTCGCCGCCGTGGGACGCCCCGATGACACCCCGGACGTCTCGTCCTGGATCCACGACTGGGCGGCGGCATCCGCCCTGCCGCCCACCAAGGCCGCGGCTCCGAGCGTCTGGGCCTGA
- a CDS encoding molybdopterin-dependent oxidoreductase, with protein sequence MGDTRRKQDTAVAALAGAAAAILGAGLGELAAALFAPASSPFAVIGGAIIDAAPPWGKDLAIALFGTNDKIALLTGIGIVLILLAGLAGILQLRKPPWGLVILGAFGVVGAVVALTRSDASGIAWLPSVIAGAVSVVTLHYLVRMLRRRVASEAGEVDADADTRPSRRQALAWMGGATAVGVIAAVAGNIARGGARAVTTVREALKLPAPATTVPPIPAGAELDIPGISPLITPNAEFYRIDTALVVPQVDPASWRLRIHGMVEEEVELTWDELLALPLEESTTTLTCVSNNVGGDLIGNAVWLGCPLRELLARARPTADADMVLSTSVDGFTAGTPLEALTDDRDAILAIGMNGEPLPPEHGFPVRMVVPGLYGYVSATKWVVDLEVTRFDQAEGYWTPRGWSALGPIKLQSRIDVPRSGVTLPVGETVIAGVAWQQHVGVAGVEVKIDDGPWQQAELATAISDDTWVQWSIPWDATDPGQHTIRCRATNVDGETQTSDQAPPAPNGATGWHTIIANVS encoded by the coding sequence GTGGGTGACACCCGACGCAAGCAAGACACCGCCGTCGCCGCTCTTGCAGGAGCCGCCGCGGCGATCCTCGGTGCGGGATTGGGAGAACTGGCAGCGGCGCTGTTCGCTCCCGCATCCAGCCCTTTCGCCGTCATCGGCGGGGCGATCATCGACGCCGCACCGCCCTGGGGCAAGGATTTGGCGATCGCCCTATTCGGCACCAACGACAAGATCGCGTTGCTCACCGGCATCGGCATCGTCCTGATTCTGTTGGCGGGTCTTGCCGGCATCCTGCAGCTGCGGAAGCCGCCGTGGGGCCTTGTCATCCTCGGCGCTTTCGGTGTCGTGGGCGCTGTTGTCGCCCTCACGCGCAGCGACGCCAGCGGGATCGCCTGGCTCCCCTCGGTGATCGCGGGCGCCGTCTCCGTCGTGACGCTCCACTACCTCGTTCGGATGCTGCGCCGTCGCGTCGCGTCCGAGGCCGGGGAGGTCGATGCGGATGCCGATACCCGCCCGAGCCGCCGCCAGGCACTCGCGTGGATGGGCGGCGCAACCGCCGTCGGTGTCATCGCCGCTGTTGCCGGGAACATCGCTCGGGGCGGCGCACGGGCGGTGACGACGGTGCGCGAGGCCCTGAAGCTTCCGGCGCCGGCCACGACCGTGCCGCCGATTCCCGCGGGCGCCGAGCTCGACATCCCCGGGATCTCGCCCCTCATCACGCCGAACGCTGAGTTCTACCGCATCGATACCGCGCTCGTGGTGCCGCAGGTCGACCCGGCGAGCTGGCGACTCCGGATCCACGGGATGGTCGAGGAAGAGGTCGAACTCACCTGGGACGAGCTCCTGGCCTTGCCGCTGGAGGAGAGCACGACAACACTCACCTGCGTGTCGAACAACGTCGGCGGCGACCTGATCGGCAACGCCGTGTGGCTCGGCTGCCCCCTCCGGGAGCTGCTCGCGCGGGCGCGTCCGACGGCGGATGCCGACATGGTGCTGTCGACCTCGGTCGACGGCTTCACGGCTGGGACGCCGCTTGAGGCCCTCACCGATGATCGCGACGCTATCCTGGCGATCGGCATGAACGGTGAGCCGCTCCCGCCGGAGCACGGCTTTCCCGTGCGGATGGTCGTTCCGGGCCTGTACGGCTACGTGTCGGCGACGAAGTGGGTCGTTGATCTGGAGGTCACCCGGTTCGATCAGGCCGAGGGCTATTGGACACCGCGAGGCTGGTCGGCGCTCGGTCCGATCAAGCTGCAGTCGCGCATCGACGTCCCCCGCTCAGGCGTCACCCTGCCCGTCGGGGAGACCGTCATCGCCGGGGTGGCCTGGCAGCAGCACGTCGGGGTCGCGGGCGTCGAGGTGAAGATCGACGACGGACCCTGGCAGCAGGCGGAGCTTGCGACAGCGATCTCGGACGACACCTGGGTGCAGTGGAGCATCCCGTGGGATGCCACCGATCCCGGCCAGCACACCATCCGCTGCCGCGCCACCAACGTTGACGGCGAGACGCAGACCTCCGATCAGGCTCCCCCGGCCCCCAACGGCGCCACCGGCTGGCACACGATCATCGCCAACGTCTCCTGA
- a CDS encoding FAD-binding protein: MVETNWAGNLTYRAAELRKPESLGELADVITASPRVRALGSRHSFSPIADTEGTLVSLAQMPREIEIDTGAATARVSAGLRYGDLVPALDAAGFALANLASLPHISVAGAVQTGTHGSGDRIGSLATQVVGLDLMTADGEVRMLRRGEPDFDGAVVALGALGVVTHLTLQIEPTYEIAQTVYEGAEWDEVLPRFDGVTGAGDSVSLFTTWQDAGAIDQVWVKARPGRAHADAVRAAGGREADGPRHPVPGVAPEPCTVQGGMPGPWHSRLPHFRLEFTPSAGAELQSEYLIDRRDIAAAVEALRGLASKIAPLLYVCEVRTMAADDLWLSPAFGRETVGLHFTWRPDSAGVEALLPRIEEALPASARPHSGKVFTMDADSIRRRYPRWDEFAALRERMDPRGRFTNDYLARLGLG; the protein is encoded by the coding sequence ATGGTCGAGACGAACTGGGCGGGCAATCTCACATATCGAGCGGCGGAGCTCCGCAAACCAGAGAGTCTCGGCGAGCTGGCCGATGTCATCACCGCGAGCCCGCGCGTGCGGGCGCTCGGCAGCCGACACTCATTCAGCCCGATCGCTGACACCGAGGGCACGCTCGTCTCGCTGGCACAGATGCCGCGAGAGATCGAGATCGACACGGGTGCGGCGACCGCTCGCGTCTCGGCGGGACTGCGCTACGGCGATCTCGTGCCGGCTCTGGACGCCGCGGGTTTCGCCCTGGCCAATCTCGCGTCGCTGCCGCACATCTCCGTTGCCGGTGCTGTGCAGACCGGCACGCACGGATCTGGTGACCGGATCGGCTCGCTCGCCACGCAGGTCGTCGGTCTCGACCTCATGACTGCCGATGGCGAGGTCCGGATGCTGCGCCGCGGCGAGCCGGACTTCGACGGGGCCGTCGTGGCGCTCGGGGCGCTCGGAGTTGTCACGCATCTCACGCTCCAGATCGAGCCGACGTACGAGATCGCGCAGACGGTTTACGAGGGCGCCGAGTGGGACGAGGTCCTCCCGCGGTTCGATGGTGTCACCGGTGCGGGTGACAGCGTCAGTCTGTTCACGACGTGGCAGGATGCCGGGGCGATCGATCAGGTCTGGGTCAAGGCGCGTCCGGGTCGCGCGCACGCCGATGCCGTCCGAGCGGCGGGTGGCCGGGAGGCTGATGGGCCGCGGCATCCGGTTCCGGGTGTCGCACCGGAGCCGTGCACGGTGCAGGGCGGAATGCCTGGACCGTGGCACTCGCGGCTTCCGCACTTCCGGCTCGAGTTCACCCCGTCGGCGGGTGCGGAGTTGCAAAGCGAATACCTCATCGACCGGCGCGATATCGCCGCCGCTGTCGAGGCGCTCCGCGGCCTGGCATCGAAGATCGCCCCGCTCCTGTACGTGTGCGAAGTGCGCACGATGGCAGCCGATGATCTCTGGCTCAGTCCGGCGTTCGGGCGTGAGACGGTCGGGCTTCACTTCACGTGGCGACCCGACTCCGCAGGCGTCGAGGCGCTCCTGCCGAGGATCGAAGAAGCCCTGCCCGCGTCGGCGCGGCCCCATAGCGGCAAGGTGTTCACGATGGATGCCGACAGCATCCGCCGCCGCTACCCGCGGTGGGACGAGTTCGCGGCGCTGCGGGAACGGATGGACCCGCGGGGACGATTCACGAACGACTATCTCGCGCGCCTCGGCCTCGGCTGA